From a single candidate division KSB1 bacterium genomic region:
- a CDS encoding T9SS type A sorting domain-containing protein — translation FQYGTTTSYGSEITASPSSVSGTSSASVSAQLSGLLPNTTYHFRVVATNSVGTTYGEDQAFTTLFLYPSTINLSHSVNFPSYARGSDYHPTDYRIVGLPGASNAKISDLIPGVPNTDWQAYWDNGATSDYFIAFDGSAVFTFSVGRAFWLIHKGPWSVSTTVPSAPLNASNQAEIPLRAGWNLITNPFNTAIPWETVLQANGISQPIWSFNGSFATSASLAPYEGYYFDNSAGQLSSLKIPYKGTMSKSFASETATGDGWQVQIILTAGVYTDSAAWLGVSEHASKGLDGLDFRKPRTIGPVPTVYFPRPGWDRQYSIFASDIRPWIEEMESWEFEVSAFLGQACQIAFVGVEEIPDQLAVYLIDQTSARRVNLRDMAVYWFTPIRDITKFCVIVGKEAAVDEKLSAVLPTSFSLGSNYPNPFNATTTIPISVPIKTELSLKVYNTLGEAVKTLYTGTLEPGQYQFHFDGSDETGRALSSGVYMYQLTASGNVRLLGKMILMK, via the coding sequence TGGGCACGACGTATGGGGAAGATCAAGCGTTTACTACACTATTTCTCTATCCTTCAACCATCAATTTGAGCCATAGCGTCAACTTTCCATCGTACGCCAGGGGATCGGATTACCATCCCACAGATTATCGCATCGTGGGATTGCCGGGAGCAAGCAATGCAAAAATCAGCGACCTGATACCAGGTGTGCCCAATACGGACTGGCAGGCCTACTGGGATAATGGCGCGACCAGTGATTATTTTATTGCTTTTGACGGTAGCGCTGTTTTCACCTTTTCGGTGGGCCGGGCGTTCTGGCTGATCCACAAAGGTCCCTGGAGCGTTAGTACCACCGTCCCCTCGGCGCCGTTGAATGCATCGAACCAGGCCGAGATCCCGTTGCGCGCTGGCTGGAACCTGATCACCAATCCGTTCAACACGGCCATCCCCTGGGAAACAGTTCTTCAAGCCAATGGGATTAGTCAGCCAATCTGGTCGTTCAACGGCTCATTTGCTACCTCCGCCAGCTTGGCTCCATATGAGGGTTACTATTTTGATAACAGCGCTGGCCAATTGAGCAGCCTCAAAATCCCTTACAAAGGCACCATGTCAAAATCTTTTGCCAGTGAGACGGCAACAGGTGACGGCTGGCAGGTTCAGATCATCTTAACGGCTGGGGTTTATACCGACAGCGCTGCCTGGTTGGGCGTATCTGAGCACGCCAGCAAAGGGCTGGATGGCCTGGATTTCCGCAAGCCACGGACTATTGGCCCAGTACCCACCGTTTATTTTCCACGTCCAGGTTGGGACAGGCAGTACAGCATCTTTGCCAGCGACATCCGTCCCTGGATTGAGGAGATGGAGAGCTGGGAATTTGAGGTCTCCGCTTTTCTGGGGCAAGCTTGCCAGATTGCCTTTGTGGGTGTGGAAGAAATTCCAGATCAGCTTGCTGTTTACCTAATTGATCAAACCTCGGCAAGGCGGGTTAACCTGCGGGATATGGCTGTGTACTGGTTCACGCCGATTCGTGATATTACAAAATTCTGTGTCATCGTCGGCAAAGAAGCAGCCGTGGATGAGAAGTTAAGCGCCGTTCTACCCACCAGCTTTTCGTTGGGTAGCAACTACCCCAATCCGTTCAATGCCACGACAACCATTCCCATCTCGGTTCCGATCAAGACCGAGCTGAGCCTGAAAGTCTACAACACGCTGGGAGAAGCGGTAAAGACCCTTTATACGGGGACACTCGAGCCTGGACAATACCAGTTTCACTTCGATGGCAGTGACGAAACCGGGAGAGCTCTGAGTTCTGGTGTGTATATGTACCAATTGACCGCCAGCGGCAATGTGAGATTGCTGGGGAAGATGATATTGATGAAGTGA
- a CDS encoding TlpA family protein disulfide reductase produces MIDFTTSIKHLLLLIFFLINTTLMAQEKKLQIGDQAPAFVLKSIEDEYVYLRDYCGELRAPIKDKRQHVVIISFFATWCEPCHKEIEELTEVLGEFENQPIKVLLIDLKEEKSTVESFLKGRNYPGIILLDKYGVAAKSYGVTTIPRSFVVNRDGKLVWQAEGYQQDFRQQIRSVLNKLFP; encoded by the coding sequence ATGATAGATTTCACAACCTCAATAAAACATCTGTTGCTTTTGATCTTTTTCCTCATCAATACTACCTTGATGGCGCAAGAAAAAAAGCTGCAGATAGGCGATCAGGCGCCTGCTTTCGTTCTAAAGTCCATCGAAGACGAGTACGTCTATCTTCGAGATTATTGCGGTGAGCTTCGGGCTCCAATCAAAGATAAGAGACAACATGTAGTGATCATCAGTTTCTTTGCCACTTGGTGTGAGCCCTGCCATAAAGAGATCGAGGAGCTGACCGAGGTGCTGGGTGAATTTGAGAATCAACCGATCAAAGTGCTGCTGATCGATTTAAAAGAGGAAAAGTCCACCGTCGAATCGTTTTTGAAAGGCAGAAACTACCCAGGGATTATTCTTTTGGATAAGTATGGCGTGGCAGCGAAAAGTTACGGTGTAACTACGATCCCGAGATCCTTTGTGGTCAATAGAGATGGCAAGCTGGTATGGCAGGCCGAGGGGTATCAGCAAGATTTTAGGCAACAGATAAGATCGGTTCTAAATAAGCTATTTCCATGA
- a CDS encoding LysM peptidoglycan-binding domain-containing protein — MIKFMIKSVIVLLAMQSAMNYLRNEQIIEGSIRINYSVIQQKLISAVPVRKIASGMVQAVAQTRLQRVSPEPYAAEYPVAEVREIKDVPAFKIVHHVVAEGESLAVLAQIYGVHWRVIQKINRIGDDEPLFVGQVLRIPTRTQGLERRII; from the coding sequence ATGATAAAATTTATGATCAAATCCGTTATTGTTTTATTGGCGATGCAATCAGCTATGAATTATCTTCGCAATGAGCAAATCATTGAGGGTTCCATTCGCATCAATTATTCAGTAATTCAGCAGAAACTAATCAGTGCTGTTCCCGTGAGAAAAATTGCATCTGGTATGGTCCAAGCTGTGGCGCAGACCAGGTTGCAGAGGGTAAGTCCAGAACCTTATGCAGCGGAATATCCTGTGGCAGAGGTTCGAGAGATCAAAGACGTCCCCGCCTTTAAAATTGTTCACCATGTGGTTGCTGAAGGCGAATCGCTGGCAGTGCTTGCTCAAATCTATGGCGTCCATTGGCGCGTAATTCAGAAAATCAACCGAATTGGAGATGATGAGCCGCTGTTCGTGGGACAGGTATTAAGAATTCCCACGAGAACTCAGGGATTGGAGCGGAGAATAATTTAG
- a CDS encoding AAA family ATPase, producing MGKIIAIANQKGGVGKTTTAVNLAACLAVAEYPVLLVDIDPQANSTSGLGFDAKQIKKSIYHVLIKGEDIENVILKTELKYLDLLPSNVDLVGAEIELVSAISRERILEGVLPKVRDRYKYIFIDCPPSLGLLTLNAMTTSDSVLIPIQCEYYALEGLSQLLNTIRLVQKHLNSRLEIEGVVLTMYDGRLNLSRQVAEDVRRFFDKKVYKTVINRNVRISEAPSFGKPIILYDAVSMGAENYMSLAEEFIRNGK from the coding sequence ATGGGCAAGATCATTGCGATTGCCAATCAGAAAGGTGGGGTTGGCAAGACGACGACGGCGGTAAATTTAGCCGCTTGCCTTGCTGTTGCTGAATATCCTGTACTATTGGTCGACATAGATCCTCAGGCGAATTCCACCAGCGGTTTGGGATTTGATGCGAAGCAAATAAAGAAGAGCATCTATCACGTGCTGATCAAAGGAGAGGATATCGAGAATGTTATCCTCAAGACGGAATTGAAGTATCTTGATTTGCTGCCGTCGAATGTGGATTTGGTTGGCGCAGAGATCGAATTGGTTTCCGCCATATCCCGTGAGAGAATTTTGGAAGGGGTTCTGCCCAAGGTAAGGGATCGCTATAAATATATTTTTATCGATTGTCCTCCTTCGCTGGGACTGTTGACTTTGAACGCCATGACCACTTCGGATTCGGTGCTCATACCGATCCAATGCGAGTACTATGCGCTGGAGGGGCTGAGCCAATTGCTTAATACAATTCGATTGGTTCAGAAACATCTCAATAGCCGGCTCGAAATCGAAGGGGTGGTTCTCACCATGTACGATGGCCGTCTCAATCTTTCCCGACAAGTAGCAGAAGATGTGCGTCGCTTTTTCGATAAAAAAGTTTATAAGACTGTGATCAATCGCAATGTTCGGATTAGTGAGGCACCGAGCTTTGGAAAACCGATTATTCTGTATGATGCGGTATCGATGGGAGCTGAGAACTATATGAGCTTAGCGGAGGAATTCATCAGGAATGGCAAGTAA
- a CDS encoding ParB/RepB/Spo0J family partition protein translates to MASKRLGRGLRALIPDIPEEESEERISSIREIEVHKIKPNPFQPRENFDEAALEELKNSIAEKGIIQPITVRRVDDGYELIAGERRLRAVTALNIESIPAYVLEVRSDEEMLELSLIENIQREDLNPIDIARAYNKLLVDCNLTQEAVAKRVGKERSTVANFLRLLKLPPMIQESLRTGQLDMGHARALITIEDEQLQKSIWEKIIKDHLSVRDVERLVRQAAKKRTTPEGDQPTKSLFVLEMEERLRNKFGTQVKINLKKKGGNIEIEFYSDEELERLLEILQQ, encoded by the coding sequence ATGGCAAGTAAGCGCTTGGGAAGAGGACTTCGCGCATTGATCCCAGATATCCCTGAGGAGGAGAGCGAAGAGCGCATCAGCTCCATTCGAGAGATCGAGGTCCACAAGATCAAGCCCAATCCGTTTCAGCCGCGGGAGAATTTTGATGAGGCGGCGCTGGAGGAACTTAAAAATTCCATCGCGGAGAAAGGCATTATCCAGCCGATCACCGTTCGGAGGGTCGATGATGGCTACGAGCTGATCGCTGGTGAGCGAAGGCTGCGGGCTGTGACTGCCCTGAACATTGAGAGCATTCCTGCCTATGTGCTCGAAGTTCGAAGCGATGAGGAGATGCTGGAGCTGTCGCTGATCGAAAACATTCAGCGAGAGGACCTTAATCCCATTGATATTGCCCGCGCTTATAACAAGCTGCTGGTCGATTGCAATTTGACTCAGGAAGCGGTTGCGAAAAGGGTTGGTAAAGAACGGTCGACAGTAGCAAATTTCCTTCGTTTATTAAAGCTGCCCCCGATGATCCAGGAAAGCTTGAGAACCGGCCAGCTCGATATGGGGCATGCCCGGGCATTGATCACAATCGAAGATGAGCAGCTTCAGAAAAGCATCTGGGAAAAAATTATCAAAGATCATCTTTCGGTCCGCGATGTGGAACGATTGGTGAGACAAGCGGCCAAAAAAAGGACGACTCCAGAAGGTGATCAGCCAACAAAATCGCTCTTCGTCCTGGAGATGGAGGAGCGGCTCAGGAACAAATTTGGGACTCAGGTGAAAATCAATTTGAAGAAAAAGGGAGGTAATATTGAAATCGAGTTTTATTCTGATGAAGAATTGGAACGCTTATTAGAAATTTTGCAGCAGTGA
- a CDS encoding M23 family metallopeptidase, with protein sequence MNKRKREKQLSILIIPDDDSDPLTFRLSSNTVRILLGVAIVLVIHIFAGAAFYYKFAVTNRYSKRLERENINLKEDNRRINQMFDTVEELIDYNTRLRNALGVDQGFEISDRKKSQLMNTFRRSINMVPATEMSSEDVLSAGQNLPSKPRLNFITRTKKNYDQFATNIPNFLPVEGMVTTDFRRGDVKLPNHLGIDIAASRGTAVRAAADGIIIFANWTEALGNLIIIYHLNGYFTYYGHNQILLKKENTFVKKGEVIALVGSSGRSTAPHLHFEIWKDGIPVDPKEYLLTTQSKK encoded by the coding sequence ATGAATAAGCGCAAACGCGAAAAACAATTATCGATATTGATCATCCCTGATGATGACTCCGATCCATTGACATTCCGGCTGAGTTCCAACACAGTTCGAATTCTTTTGGGCGTGGCTATTGTCCTGGTGATCCATATTTTTGCTGGGGCTGCGTTTTATTATAAATTTGCGGTAACCAATCGGTACAGCAAGCGGCTGGAGCGCGAGAACATTAATTTAAAAGAGGACAATCGCCGGATCAACCAAATGTTTGACACGGTTGAAGAATTAATTGATTACAATACGCGGTTACGCAACGCTTTGGGGGTGGATCAGGGGTTCGAGATCAGCGATCGAAAGAAATCGCAACTCATGAATACATTCCGCCGGAGTATCAATATGGTCCCAGCGACTGAAATGAGCAGCGAAGATGTCCTTTCGGCTGGGCAGAACCTACCGAGCAAGCCACGGTTGAATTTCATCACGCGAACGAAGAAGAATTACGATCAATTTGCGACCAATATACCTAATTTTCTTCCAGTGGAAGGGATGGTGACCACGGATTTTCGTCGGGGCGATGTCAAATTGCCCAATCATCTGGGGATCGACATTGCAGCCAGCCGAGGGACTGCGGTGCGGGCAGCGGCAGATGGGATTATTATTTTCGCGAATTGGACCGAAGCGCTGGGAAATCTGATCATAATTTATCATCTCAATGGCTATTTTACTTATTATGGGCATAATCAAATCCTCTTGAAAAAAGAAAATACCTTTGTGAAAAAAGGCGAGGTTATCGCTTTGGTTGGTAGCTCGGGTCGGAGCACCGCGCCCCACCTCCATTTTGAAATATGGAAGGACGGGATCCCGGTGGATCCAAAGGAATATCTCCTCACGACTCAGAGCAAAAAGTGA
- a CDS encoding polymer-forming cytoskeletal protein, which produces MSKKEEDGISRSGDLNTIVGKGSSLEGTLKVENSVRVDGRIKGNLTTTELLVIGKDGEIEGDIIAKNAIIGGRVRGKVSATGKVVLESKAVFLGELKTSRLVIDDGAIFDGRCSMQRDGKLPFEPKIGESPVAPDLKKGPQRPE; this is translated from the coding sequence TTGAGCAAGAAAGAAGAAGATGGAATTTCGCGATCTGGCGATCTGAATACGATTGTGGGAAAAGGGTCTTCTTTGGAAGGGACCCTCAAAGTTGAAAATAGCGTCCGCGTTGACGGAAGGATCAAGGGCAATCTCACCACAACGGAGCTGTTGGTAATTGGCAAAGATGGGGAGATTGAAGGAGATATTATTGCGAAAAACGCCATCATCGGAGGTCGAGTGCGCGGCAAGGTGAGCGCGACTGGCAAGGTGGTCCTGGAGTCAAAAGCGGTATTTCTGGGCGAGTTGAAAACATCCCGATTGGTCATCGATGACGGAGCGATTTTCGACGGCCGGTGCTCGATGCAACGGGATGGTAAGCTGCCCTTCGAGCCCAAGATCGGCGAATCCCCGGTCGCCCCTGATCTTAAAAAAGGACCGCAGCGACCAGAATAA
- a CDS encoding tetratricopeptide repeat protein yields the protein MNRKHSEKHYRWLVEFISVMIILLYVGQAMGELSTMPHQHRDLTLDFDTRLRFYLDLKTKRFLHKMAIKEQLLLGLIRDVTEEVQIRKKAGLAQEDAGLDLVYSKEDQLVKEYDAEIQAIKGIVSEIERLESTVQQMEDLKLIEEVEQLKDRLMAILDDQKSLRRPMTRQEAAAMIQRYSSEVGNLLKIYEQIESFEKRASAIGDGEMVKQLTQQKQRIMRILEESRIAGPSSDKVVESYIAEAASLVNILKKMDQLEQQIATDSLKRSSIEGLRNHIMANIDIRILQLFGYVNDEGFKGKTISDYYDAWKAKRVADYQARYTRYRIIREKLISSATEGQRKRMLEREVGDALLNYSNENYELAELQFQQIYSGYKDYYKDLDGILFYRSEANFANRYYDAAQAGYMALISEYPNSQYLGQCYLRLMMISYSYGWQSEFFKYFEKVKDLINIDREDLNKARYLAGYLYLKQKQFEAARTVLENIKDDSQYYLPAQYLLGIVLSNLEKYGQAREIFEKIVQLRSYPWTDLNYAMFRNEALLKLGYYHYQRGEYAKAISYFDQVSKGYENYDASLMGQAWANLKQAQYNAAIQKVNLLSNNYLLSNYTYEALVLSAHCKRILNRPDEALMDLQYVSNAQQALSQAQQYNEERKRLLSQLNELEILEQQVLEQQNRKIYPQVSRIRDLISDALLTLRYRGVVNSRYVDQYNEKRKTLLKQIEEFNSIINFAREQGDETLLADAVRQRNRLVATLERYQESAIPSGVAGLLNYPLASKEGGLIYRRGIITNLMRDLALEKQRIQKDLETITQLAALGSEAASIDVMVDLEMIEDDLRDLNNQLNRFQVWLAENNVEEIKTETEKWANLSGFGISDINFASYYEKLQQIGSYQKNLTLIDDLLREKKEQLEQRVKRFDDEVKKIEQEIQAEKIRLEKLEKERYFQEIYFETKTREIETEEIEYPF from the coding sequence ATGAACCGCAAGCACAGCGAAAAACATTATCGGTGGTTAGTTGAATTTATCAGCGTCATGATCATCCTGCTCTATGTTGGACAGGCAATGGGCGAGTTATCAACTATGCCGCATCAACATCGCGATCTAACACTCGATTTCGACACGCGATTGAGATTCTATCTCGATCTAAAAACGAAGCGGTTTCTTCACAAGATGGCAATCAAGGAACAGCTATTATTGGGGCTGATCCGCGATGTGACCGAGGAGGTTCAAATTCGCAAAAAAGCTGGGCTGGCGCAGGAGGATGCGGGATTAGACCTGGTTTATAGCAAGGAAGATCAATTAGTGAAAGAATATGATGCCGAGATTCAAGCGATTAAAGGCATCGTCTCTGAGATAGAGCGTTTGGAATCAACTGTTCAGCAGATGGAGGATTTGAAGCTCATCGAAGAAGTGGAACAGTTGAAGGACAGATTAATGGCGATCTTAGATGATCAAAAATCGCTCAGGAGGCCGATGACCAGACAGGAAGCGGCAGCAATGATTCAGCGATATTCATCAGAGGTAGGCAACCTGCTCAAGATTTATGAACAAATCGAGTCATTTGAGAAGCGGGCATCGGCGATCGGCGATGGGGAGATGGTGAAACAATTAACTCAGCAGAAGCAGCGCATCATGCGGATTCTTGAGGAAAGCCGCATTGCTGGACCATCATCGGATAAAGTCGTTGAAAGTTACATTGCAGAGGCTGCTTCGCTGGTTAATATTCTGAAAAAAATGGATCAACTCGAGCAGCAGATCGCAACAGATTCACTGAAAAGATCCAGTATTGAAGGCTTGCGAAATCATATCATGGCCAATATCGATATTAGGATACTCCAATTATTTGGATACGTGAATGATGAAGGCTTCAAAGGCAAAACGATATCGGATTACTACGATGCTTGGAAGGCCAAGCGGGTTGCCGATTATCAGGCGCGCTATACCAGATATCGCATCATTCGAGAAAAATTGATCAGCAGTGCCACCGAGGGCCAGAGAAAGCGAATGCTGGAGCGCGAAGTGGGTGACGCCTTGCTCAATTATTCAAATGAAAATTATGAATTGGCGGAGCTCCAGTTCCAGCAAATCTATTCTGGGTACAAGGATTATTATAAAGATCTGGACGGAATTTTATTTTATCGAAGTGAGGCGAATTTCGCCAATCGCTATTATGATGCCGCCCAAGCAGGTTATATGGCGCTCATCAGTGAATATCCAAATTCGCAATATTTGGGGCAATGTTACTTGCGGTTGATGATGATTAGCTATAGCTATGGATGGCAGAGTGAATTCTTCAAATATTTCGAAAAAGTGAAGGACCTTATTAATATCGATCGAGAGGATTTGAATAAGGCACGATACCTGGCGGGTTATCTTTATCTGAAGCAGAAACAATTTGAGGCTGCCCGGACAGTGCTGGAGAATATTAAAGATGATTCACAGTATTATCTCCCGGCTCAGTATTTGCTTGGAATAGTGCTCTCAAATCTTGAGAAATATGGTCAAGCTAGGGAAATTTTCGAGAAGATCGTCCAACTGCGGAGCTATCCCTGGACCGATTTAAATTACGCGATGTTTCGAAATGAGGCGCTGTTAAAGCTGGGTTATTATCATTATCAGCGTGGCGAATATGCAAAGGCGATTTCGTATTTTGACCAGGTTTCCAAGGGATATGAAAATTATGATGCCAGCCTGATGGGACAGGCCTGGGCGAATCTGAAGCAGGCCCAATACAACGCTGCGATTCAGAAGGTTAACCTGCTGTCCAACAATTATCTGCTGTCCAATTACACTTACGAAGCGTTGGTTTTATCGGCGCATTGTAAGCGAATTTTGAATCGGCCAGATGAGGCGTTGATGGACCTCCAGTATGTGTCCAATGCCCAACAGGCTTTGAGCCAAGCACAACAATACAATGAAGAACGAAAGCGGCTGTTATCGCAATTGAATGAGCTGGAGATACTGGAGCAGCAAGTGCTCGAACAGCAGAATCGCAAGATCTATCCTCAAGTCTCAAGGATCCGAGATCTAATTAGCGACGCGCTTTTGACACTTCGCTACCGAGGGGTTGTTAATAGTCGTTATGTGGATCAATATAATGAAAAGCGCAAAACGTTATTGAAGCAGATCGAGGAATTCAATTCGATCATCAATTTTGCCCGAGAACAAGGGGACGAAACCTTGCTGGCCGATGCGGTTCGCCAGCGAAACCGGCTGGTTGCAACATTGGAGCGCTATCAGGAGAGCGCAATTCCATCTGGTGTAGCAGGTTTATTGAATTATCCTCTTGCAAGCAAAGAGGGGGGGCTGATATATCGCCGCGGGATCATCACGAATTTGATGCGAGATTTGGCTTTGGAGAAGCAACGGATCCAAAAAGATCTTGAGACGATCACTCAGTTGGCCGCACTTGGGAGCGAGGCCGCCTCAATCGATGTAATGGTAGATCTGGAGATGATCGAAGATGATCTTCGAGATTTGAATAATCAGCTCAATCGCTTTCAGGTTTGGTTGGCTGAAAACAATGTGGAGGAGATAAAGACCGAGACCGAAAAATGGGCTAACCTCTCCGGATTTGGGATAAGCGATATCAATTTTGCTTCTTATTATGAGAAACTTCAGCAGATTGGCAGTTATCAGAAGAACCTGACATTGATCGATGACTTGCTCAGAGAGAAAAAAGAGCAACTGGAGCAGCGCGTGAAACGATTTGATGATGAGGTAAAGAAAATTGAGCAGGAAATTCAGGCGGAGAAAATTCGATTAGAAAAATTGGAGAAAGAGCGCTATTTTCAGGAAATCTATTTCGAGACTAAAACCAGAGAGATCGAAACCGAGGAAATCGAATATCCATTTTAA